The following are encoded in a window of Algiphilus aromaticivorans DG1253 genomic DNA:
- a CDS encoding fimbrial biogenesis chaperone codes for MASGGGRLRLSLLLALAVAGPAGAAGGLALHPLRVDLTPEQRGAAVMLRNEGEMRKTIEVEVMAWAQPHGGEEYAPTRALLASPPLFFLEPGASQTVRIGRPMSAGPVGDAEQAFRVFFREVPPAAPAGGGALRVAVRLGIPVFVAARDAQPALQWQVARGADGAVTLTLINRGTRHARAAEVRLLAADSDVVVARAEGFRYVLAGARQSWQLEPNAPLKPGAYRVVAQFEDGVREHATTLVRP; via the coding sequence ATGGCCAGCGGCGGCGGGCGGCTGAGGCTGTCGCTGCTGCTCGCGCTCGCCGTTGCCGGCCCAGCCGGCGCCGCCGGTGGGCTTGCCCTGCACCCGCTGCGCGTCGATCTCACGCCGGAGCAGCGTGGTGCGGCAGTCATGCTTCGCAACGAAGGCGAGATGCGCAAGACCATCGAAGTCGAAGTCATGGCCTGGGCGCAGCCGCATGGCGGTGAAGAATATGCGCCGACGCGTGCGCTGTTGGCCAGTCCGCCCCTCTTCTTCCTGGAGCCGGGCGCCAGTCAGACTGTGCGCATCGGGCGTCCGATGAGCGCCGGACCGGTCGGCGACGCCGAGCAGGCTTTCCGCGTGTTCTTTCGGGAAGTGCCGCCGGCTGCGCCGGCCGGTGGCGGCGCGCTGCGGGTGGCGGTGCGCCTGGGCATTCCCGTCTTCGTGGCGGCGCGCGACGCGCAGCCGGCCCTGCAGTGGCAGGTGGCGCGGGGCGCGGACGGGGCGGTGACTCTGACACTGATCAATCGGGGCACGCGCCACGCGCGCGCGGCCGAAGTGCGATTGCTGGCCGCCGACAGTGACGTGGTCGTGGCGCGGGCCGAGGGCTTTCGCTACGTGCTTGCCGGTGCGCGACAGTCGTGGCAACTGGAGCCGAACGCGCCATTGAAGCCAGGCGCCTATCGCGTCGTCGCCCAGTTCGAGGACGGCGTCCGTGAGCACGCCACTACTCTGGTTCGGCCCTAG
- a CDS encoding Csu type fimbrial protein yields MPIRVLGLLLLSMAAWPAAAQTCSVSASPVAFGTYNPQAGAPNDSSGQVSVTCQAFLSLLLSYEIRLSAGNSGNFGARQMSAAGATLQYNLYSNVSRSTVWGNGSGGFGSVSGSILLSALNLPATVNRTVYARVPALQSVAPGSYSDFITVTVLY; encoded by the coding sequence TTGCCGATCCGTGTCCTGGGGCTGCTCCTGCTGTCGATGGCGGCATGGCCTGCTGCTGCTCAGACCTGCAGCGTGTCGGCGTCGCCGGTCGCCTTCGGTACCTACAATCCACAGGCGGGCGCGCCGAATGACAGCAGCGGGCAGGTCAGCGTCACCTGCCAAGCCTTCCTGTCCTTGCTGCTGTCCTATGAGATTCGCCTTTCGGCCGGCAACAGCGGCAATTTCGGCGCCCGGCAGATGAGCGCGGCCGGCGCGACGCTGCAGTACAACCTGTACAGCAATGTGTCCCGCAGCACGGTCTGGGGTAACGGTAGCGGTGGTTTCGGCAGCGTTTCCGGCAGCATCCTGCTTTCGGCGCTGAACCTCCCGGCCACGGTCAATCGCACGGTCTATGCGCGCGTGCCGGCCCTGCAGAGCGTAGCGCCAGGCAGCTACAGCGATTTCATTACCGTCACGGTGCTCTACTGA
- a CDS encoding alpha/beta hydrolase gives MLGLLLVAGAIGFVILGSLLYAFQERLIFLPGTPGCDLRATPADAGLAYEDVAITTTDGERLRGWFVPAEDDAAPVLLHFHGNAGNIGDRIDLLQLFHELGLATLIVDYRGYGQSTGRPSEEGTYRDAMAAWRHLVDERGIHPERILLHGQSLGGAVAAWLATEVAPAGLILDSTFTSVPAIAAEIYPWLPTRRLARIDYDTLSRVPQIDAPTLVLHSRDDDIIGFHHGQRLAEAANTELVALSGGHNEAIALSRQRYRSALHDFVATLDASPRTAPGQESSNHEAQ, from the coding sequence ATGCTGGGGCTGCTGCTCGTCGCCGGAGCGATCGGCTTCGTGATTCTCGGCAGCCTGCTCTACGCCTTCCAGGAACGCCTGATCTTCCTGCCGGGAACGCCCGGCTGCGACCTGCGCGCCACACCGGCGGACGCCGGGCTGGCCTATGAGGATGTCGCGATCACGACCACCGATGGCGAGCGGCTGCGCGGCTGGTTCGTGCCGGCCGAGGACGATGCGGCGCCGGTGCTGCTGCATTTCCACGGCAACGCCGGCAACATCGGGGATCGCATCGATCTGCTGCAGCTCTTCCACGAACTGGGGCTGGCGACGCTCATCGTCGATTATCGCGGCTACGGCCAATCCACCGGCAGGCCCTCCGAAGAAGGCACCTACCGCGACGCCATGGCCGCCTGGCGCCATCTGGTGGACGAGCGCGGCATCCATCCCGAGCGCATCCTGTTGCACGGCCAGTCGCTGGGCGGCGCGGTGGCGGCCTGGCTGGCCACCGAGGTCGCGCCGGCCGGGCTGATTCTCGATTCCACCTTCACCTCGGTACCGGCCATCGCAGCCGAGATCTACCCCTGGCTGCCGACGCGGCGGCTGGCGCGCATCGACTACGACACCCTCTCACGCGTCCCGCAGATCGATGCCCCGACGCTGGTGCTACATTCGCGCGACGACGACATCATCGGCTTCCATCACGGCCAGCGCCTGGCCGAGGCTGCCAACACCGAGCTGGTTGCGCTCAGCGGTGGCCACAACGAGGCCATCGCGCTGAGCCGCCAGCGCTACCGTTCAGCGCTGCACGACTTCGTCGCCACACTCGACGCATCGCCCCGGACGGCACCCGGCCAAGAAAGCAGCAACCACGAAGCTCAGTAG
- a CDS encoding cryptochrome/photolyase family protein, with protein MSTALLLFRRDLRLADNPALQAALDSADAVLPVYIHDPEVDWKPGAASNWWLHHSLLALDATLRERGSALIVRAGNTHSELRALIDATSADAVHWNRCYEPAAIARDKTLKAALREAGARVESHNSALMMEPWMLATGNGDPYRVFSPFARRFNAHWQPSRMTETPTTIPWPSEAGHQRQGESAIAALELLPRIGWDAGFYECWRPGVDGAHARLDSFMAGTAGDYKRLRELPGIDGTSALSPHLHFGELSPRQCWAAAETAKAQGASEGIDHFQRELIWREFAYHLIYHFPHTTDTPLNPRFADFPWRVPADYAEDLKAWQAGNTGVPIVDAGMRQLWHTGWMHNRVRMIVGSFLTKNLLIPWQEGARWFWDTLVDADLASNTLGWQWAAGSGADAAPYFRIFNPVLQAQKFDTEGTYVRRWVPELSRLSDTALHAPWEAKPEVLAQAGVQIGRDYPEAIVDLKASRARALEAYERIKA; from the coding sequence ATGTCCACCGCCCTGCTGCTCTTCCGGCGCGATCTCCGCCTTGCCGATAACCCTGCCCTGCAGGCGGCGCTGGACAGCGCCGATGCCGTGCTTCCGGTCTATATCCACGATCCCGAAGTCGACTGGAAGCCCGGTGCTGCCTCCAACTGGTGGCTGCACCACAGCCTGCTGGCGCTGGACGCGACCCTGCGCGAGCGGGGGTCGGCGCTGATCGTGCGCGCCGGCAACACACATTCCGAGCTGCGCGCGCTCATCGACGCCACCAGCGCCGATGCCGTGCACTGGAACCGCTGCTACGAGCCAGCCGCCATCGCCCGCGATAAAACGCTCAAGGCGGCGCTGCGCGAAGCCGGTGCGCGCGTCGAAAGCCACAACAGCGCGCTGATGATGGAGCCCTGGATGCTGGCCACCGGCAACGGCGACCCCTACCGCGTTTTCTCGCCCTTCGCCCGACGCTTCAATGCGCACTGGCAACCGTCGCGCATGACCGAGACACCCACGACGATTCCGTGGCCGAGCGAAGCCGGACACCAGCGACAGGGAGAAAGCGCCATTGCCGCGCTCGAACTGCTGCCGCGCATCGGCTGGGACGCCGGCTTCTACGAGTGCTGGCGACCCGGCGTGGACGGCGCGCATGCGCGTCTGGACAGCTTCATGGCCGGAACCGCCGGCGACTACAAACGCCTGCGCGAACTGCCCGGCATCGACGGCACCTCGGCACTGTCGCCACACCTGCATTTCGGCGAACTGTCACCGCGCCAGTGCTGGGCCGCCGCCGAGACCGCCAAGGCGCAGGGCGCCAGCGAAGGCATCGACCATTTCCAGCGCGAGCTGATCTGGCGCGAATTCGCCTATCACCTGATCTATCATTTCCCCCACACCACCGACACACCGCTCAACCCCCGCTTCGCGGATTTTCCATGGCGCGTCCCGGCCGACTACGCCGAGGACCTGAAGGCCTGGCAGGCGGGCAATACCGGTGTGCCCATCGTCGATGCCGGCATGCGCCAGCTCTGGCATACCGGCTGGATGCACAACCGGGTGCGCATGATCGTCGGCTCCTTCCTGACCAAGAATCTGCTGATCCCCTGGCAGGAAGGCGCGCGCTGGTTCTGGGACACGCTGGTCGATGCCGATCTCGCCTCCAACACCCTGGGCTGGCAGTGGGCTGCCGGCAGCGGCGCCGACGCCGCGCCCTACTTCCGCATCTTCAATCCGGTCCTGCAGGCACAGAAGTTCGACACCGAGGGCACTTACGTGCGCCGCTGGGTGCCGGAACTGAGCAGGCTGTCCGACACGGCCCTGCACGCACCCTGGGAAGCCAAGCCCGAAGTGCTTGCCCAGGCCGGCGTGCAAATCGGCCGCGACTACCCCGAAGCCATCGTCGATCTCAAGGCCTCGCGCGCCCGGGCGCTGGAAGCTTACGAGCGGATCAAGGCTTGA
- a CDS encoding KpsF/GutQ family sugar-phosphate isomerase, with protein MDKDALKSLGSRVIEIERDALDALRARIDDSFSRACEILLGCRGRVVVTGMGKSGHIGSKIAATLASTGTPAFFVHPGEASHGDLGMITRDDVVLAISSSGETSEVVTILPLIKRQGVPLISMTGKAESTMAKMADVHLDISVAQEACPLNLAPTASTTVTLVLGDALAVALLEARGFSQEDFARSHPGGALGRRLLLKVSDLMHTGEEVPRVASSTPLADALLEITRKRMGMTIVTDESGATLGIFTDGDLRRVLESDADIHRVPIGEVMTGGGRRIGSDALAAEAVHRMEEHAITSLLVTDEAERVIGVVHLHDLLRAGAA; from the coding sequence ATGGATAAAGACGCCCTCAAATCGCTCGGAAGCCGGGTCATCGAGATCGAGCGCGACGCGCTGGACGCGTTGCGCGCGCGCATCGATGACAGTTTCTCCCGCGCTTGCGAGATCCTGCTCGGCTGTCGCGGTCGCGTTGTAGTCACCGGCATGGGCAAATCCGGACATATCGGCAGCAAGATCGCGGCGACGCTGGCCTCCACCGGCACGCCCGCCTTCTTCGTGCATCCCGGCGAAGCAAGCCACGGCGACCTCGGCATGATTACCCGCGACGACGTCGTGCTGGCCATCTCAAGTTCCGGCGAGACCAGCGAGGTCGTCACCATCCTGCCGCTGATCAAGCGCCAGGGCGTGCCGCTGATCAGCATGACCGGCAAGGCTGAATCGACCATGGCGAAGATGGCCGACGTGCATCTCGATATCTCGGTGGCGCAGGAGGCCTGCCCGCTGAACCTGGCGCCCACGGCCAGCACCACCGTGACATTGGTGCTGGGTGACGCGCTGGCCGTGGCGCTGCTGGAGGCGCGCGGCTTCTCGCAGGAGGATTTTGCGCGCAGCCACCCCGGCGGCGCGCTCGGGCGCCGGCTGTTGCTCAAGGTCTCGGATCTGATGCATACCGGCGAGGAAGTGCCACGCGTGGCCAGCAGCACGCCGCTGGCCGATGCTCTGCTGGAAATCACGCGCAAGCGCATGGGCATGACCATCGTCACCGACGAATCCGGCGCGACCCTCGGCATATTCACCGACGGCGACCTGCGCCGCGTGCTCGAAAGCGACGCCGATATCCATCGCGTACCGATCGGCGAGGTCATGACCGGCGGCGGTCGTCGCATCGGCAGCGACGCGCTGGCGGCCGAAGCCGTGCATCGCATGGAAGAACACGCCATCACCAGCCTGCTCGTCACCGACGAAGCCGAGCGGGTCATCGGCGTCGTGCATCTGCACGACCTGCTGCGCGCGGGCGCGGCATGA
- a CDS encoding IS5 family transposase — translation MKQRTFADLEQAHKKKVTRREKFLAEMDAVIPWSRLEALIAPHYPKPKAGKPGRRPLSLATKLRIYCLQQFYGLSDPGAEEALYDSDAMRRFAGITLTDEAVPDESTILQFRRLLERHGLAEQIFAEVNAHLRERGLMLREGTLVDATLIHAPSSTKNQSGTRDPDMSQTRKGNQWYFGCKAHIGADAHSGLVHTVIGTTAKVADITQTEALLHGEERIVLGDAGYRRTGRSLDAPAPDSGPRIVTPYVRSAGKALLEWQRAANRRLASLRARVEHPFRIVKCQFGYTKVRYRGLTKNTAHLHSLFAMANLVAARRQLLAAG, via the coding sequence ATGAAGCAGCGGACGTTCGCGGATCTTGAGCAGGCGCACAAGAAGAAGGTGACGCGCCGCGAGAAGTTTCTGGCGGAGATGGATGCGGTTATTCCGTGGTCGCGCCTGGAGGCGTTGATTGCGCCGCACTACCCGAAGCCCAAGGCGGGCAAGCCGGGGCGCCGGCCGCTGTCGCTGGCCACCAAGCTGCGCATCTACTGCCTGCAGCAGTTCTACGGGCTGTCGGATCCAGGCGCCGAAGAGGCGCTTTACGACTCCGATGCCATGCGCCGCTTTGCCGGCATCACGCTGACGGATGAGGCGGTGCCTGACGAGAGCACGATCCTGCAGTTCCGGCGGCTGTTGGAGCGGCACGGGCTGGCCGAGCAGATCTTTGCCGAGGTCAATGCCCACCTGCGCGAGCGGGGCCTGATGCTGCGCGAAGGCACGCTGGTGGACGCCACGCTGATCCACGCGCCCAGCTCGACGAAGAACCAGAGCGGTACGCGGGATCCCGACATGAGTCAGACGCGCAAGGGCAACCAGTGGTACTTCGGCTGCAAGGCGCATATCGGCGCCGATGCCCACAGTGGCCTCGTGCACACCGTTATCGGCACAACGGCCAAAGTCGCCGACATCACCCAGACCGAAGCCCTGCTGCACGGCGAAGAACGCATCGTGCTGGGCGATGCCGGCTATCGACGCACGGGCCGCAGCCTGGATGCCCCGGCGCCCGATAGTGGACCGCGCATCGTCACGCCTTACGTGCGCAGTGCCGGCAAGGCGCTGCTGGAATGGCAGCGCGCCGCCAACCGACGTCTGGCGTCTCTGAGAGCCCGGGTCGAGCATCCGTTTCGGATTGTCAAATGCCAGTTCGGCTACACCAAGGTCCGCTATCGCGGCCTGACCAAGAACACCGCGCACCTGCACAGCCTGTTTGCCATGGCCAACCTCGTGGCGGCCCGAAGACAGCTGCTGGCGGCAGGATAG
- a CDS encoding fimbria/pilus outer membrane usher protein: MAPGDDTVTEWLLVVDAGEADAQLRHVLRSSDGRLWLDRGALSRWRLSDIPSASLPYAGQHWHALDDIAGLRYRHDACTQSLHVDLTATGRSAVSHSLMRRGEAAPLSEVAPGGYFNADLLYSGGDGADRAASFFELGVFGRGGRGLQTAVADDDGGFIRLDSTWLIESPESLATLALGDSTSSAGSWGRTVRYVGLRWATDFSLQPYFVPFPQPVLAGQAALPSTLDVFINDSLRARQPVDGGPFELQDVPAISGGGEAVIVVRDALGRETRLTQPFYVSPQLLHPGLADYALDVGFLRRDYGLASAAYGDAFGTLTYRYGLHPTLTAELRGEWQAGGGALGASALYRVGHLGLVSATTAYGGSDGTGGGFGAFGLERDIAGRYGLSLRREWAQAEFRRVGDAPDQSAPRYRDFARINAVLPPRASLSLTYSKEAARGGRDLQLLNLGGSLQIAQGLQVGLQLGEVRAEGTRDRRAIATLSYAFAGGVSAALQHQQVAAQPSRTRASVQRTPAGALGWGYRGEIEGGPVQRGSAALDYGGNVGTLSFAASQRDGATGLRAGARTGLAWLGGDVFWTRPVRGSFAVVDLGALDDMGVYLDNRLIARSNAEGVALLPDLRPYERNRIGIRAENLPIEQPVATLAQTVVPRGRSGVRVDFTHDRRVGIEVVLRDENEEPIPAGSALRDRASGTPHPVGHGGRAWLRLEPGAHTLRAGSGATTCEASLQVPAQPDLGTPIELVCRAIAR; the protein is encoded by the coding sequence GTGGCCCCCGGGGATGACACCGTCACTGAATGGTTGCTGGTGGTCGATGCCGGCGAGGCGGATGCGCAGCTGCGGCATGTTCTGCGCAGCAGCGATGGGCGGCTCTGGCTGGATCGGGGCGCGCTCTCCCGGTGGCGGCTCAGCGATATCCCCTCGGCATCGCTGCCCTACGCCGGGCAGCATTGGCACGCGCTCGACGATATCGCGGGGCTGCGCTACCGGCACGACGCGTGCACGCAGAGCTTGCACGTCGATCTCACGGCAACCGGTCGGAGTGCGGTGAGCCACTCGCTCATGCGGCGCGGTGAAGCGGCCCCCTTGTCGGAGGTCGCGCCGGGTGGCTATTTCAATGCCGATCTGCTGTACAGCGGCGGCGACGGCGCGGATCGCGCCGCGAGCTTCTTCGAGCTGGGCGTCTTCGGCCGCGGCGGGCGCGGCCTGCAGACCGCGGTGGCCGATGATGACGGAGGTTTCATCCGGTTGGACAGCACCTGGCTGATCGAATCGCCCGAATCGCTGGCTACCTTGGCTCTCGGAGACAGCACCAGCAGTGCCGGAAGCTGGGGGCGCACCGTGCGCTATGTCGGCCTGCGCTGGGCTACCGATTTCAGCCTGCAGCCCTATTTCGTGCCCTTTCCGCAGCCTGTGCTCGCCGGTCAGGCGGCCTTGCCGTCGACCCTCGACGTCTTCATCAACGACAGTCTGCGCGCGCGGCAACCAGTGGATGGCGGTCCCTTCGAGTTGCAGGATGTGCCGGCGATCAGTGGCGGCGGTGAGGCAGTGATCGTGGTGCGCGACGCGCTCGGCCGGGAGACGCGCCTCACGCAGCCCTTCTACGTCAGTCCGCAATTGCTGCACCCAGGGCTCGCCGACTACGCGCTCGATGTCGGCTTTCTGCGTCGCGACTACGGGCTGGCATCGGCCGCCTACGGCGATGCCTTCGGAACACTGACCTATCGTTACGGCCTGCATCCGACACTCACCGCTGAGCTGCGCGGCGAGTGGCAGGCCGGCGGTGGGGCGCTGGGCGCGAGCGCGCTTTACCGCGTCGGTCATCTCGGGCTTGTCTCGGCGACGACGGCCTATGGCGGCAGCGACGGAACGGGTGGAGGCTTCGGCGCCTTCGGCCTGGAACGGGATATTGCCGGCCGATACGGGCTGAGCCTGCGTCGCGAGTGGGCGCAGGCAGAATTTCGCCGCGTCGGGGACGCGCCGGACCAATCGGCACCGCGCTATCGCGATTTCGCGCGCATCAACGCCGTGCTGCCGCCGCGCGCTTCACTGTCGCTGACCTATTCCAAGGAGGCCGCTCGCGGTGGTCGTGACCTGCAGTTGCTCAATCTCGGGGGCAGCCTGCAGATAGCCCAGGGTCTTCAGGTCGGTCTGCAGCTTGGCGAGGTGCGGGCGGAGGGCACGCGTGACCGGCGCGCCATTGCGACGCTGAGCTATGCCTTCGCCGGCGGTGTCAGTGCCGCCCTGCAGCATCAGCAGGTCGCGGCGCAGCCTTCGCGCACCCGTGCAAGCGTGCAGCGCACACCCGCTGGGGCGCTTGGCTGGGGCTATCGCGGCGAGATAGAGGGTGGCCCGGTGCAACGTGGCAGCGCGGCGCTGGATTACGGCGGTAATGTCGGAACGCTGTCCTTCGCCGCCAGTCAGCGCGACGGAGCGACCGGCCTGCGCGCCGGGGCGCGCACTGGCCTTGCCTGGCTCGGCGGGGACGTGTTCTGGACGCGGCCGGTGCGGGGGAGCTTCGCGGTGGTCGATCTCGGCGCCCTCGACGATATGGGGGTGTATCTCGACAATCGCCTGATCGCGCGATCCAATGCCGAAGGTGTGGCACTGCTGCCGGATCTGCGCCCTTACGAGCGCAATCGCATCGGCATCCGCGCCGAGAATCTCCCGATCGAGCAGCCTGTCGCCACGTTGGCGCAGACCGTGGTGCCGCGTGGCCGCAGCGGTGTGCGCGTCGATTTCACGCACGATCGTCGTGTGGGCATCGAAGTTGTGCTGCGCGACGAGAACGAAGAGCCGATTCCGGCGGGTAGCGCGCTGCGTGACCGCGCCAGCGGCACGCCGCATCCGGTCGGGCACGGCGGCCGAGCCTGGCTTCGACTCGAGCCCGGCGCGCACACGCTGCGCGCTGGCAGCGGAGCGACGACCTGCGAGGCGAGCTTGCAGGTCCCGGCGCAGCCGGACCTCGGGACGCCGATCGAACTCGTCTGCCGGGCCATCGCGCGATGA
- a CDS encoding KdsC family phosphatase, protein MSATVPTIAERAARVRCLFLDIDGVLTDCRLWLAPDGTELKTVHVRDGLGIKLLLEAGIEVAIISGRPSDAMHHRFSKLGVRHIVLDTPDKLPAYERIRDALGLDDTACAAMGDDTPDLPLMQRTGLALTVADAHPRARAAAHWASQHAGGFGAVREAADLLLGAQGLAK, encoded by the coding sequence ATGAGCGCGACCGTGCCCACCATCGCCGAGCGCGCCGCACGCGTGCGCTGCCTGTTCCTGGACATCGACGGTGTACTCACCGACTGCCGGCTGTGGCTGGCGCCGGACGGCACCGAGCTGAAGACCGTGCACGTGCGCGACGGCCTCGGCATCAAGTTGCTGCTCGAGGCCGGCATCGAGGTAGCGATCATCTCGGGCCGCCCGTCCGACGCCATGCACCATCGCTTCAGCAAGCTCGGCGTGCGACATATCGTGCTCGACACCCCCGACAAGCTGCCCGCCTACGAGCGCATCCGCGACGCGCTGGGTCTCGACGACACGGCCTGCGCGGCCATGGGCGACGACACCCCCGACCTGCCGCTGATGCAGCGCACCGGCCTGGCGCTGACCGTGGCCGACGCGCATCCGCGCGCCCGCGCCGCCGCGCACTGGGCCAGCCAGCACGCCGGCGGCTTCGGCGCCGTCCGCGAGGCCGCCGACCTCCTCCTGGGCGCGCAGGGGCTGGCCAAGTGA
- a CDS encoding ABC transporter permease has product MSPDLMSLRAIVAKEVRRFWSVLGQTVTAPVITALLFLLVFSHVLEGRDSGYPGVAYTQFLVPGLMMMQVLQNAFANTSSSLAQSKIMGNIVFLLMAPLSARDLFIGYISAALLRSTLVALAIFVVTWPFVQLPVAHPFALLAIMLLAAGSMGSLGIIAGVIATKFDHIAAFQNFLIMPLTFLSGVFYSVHGLPDLWFQVSLFNPFFYMIDGFRYGFFGTADVSIWRSLGWSLGFFAATSSAAMVWLASGYRLRS; this is encoded by the coding sequence ATGTCGCCTGACCTCATGAGTCTGCGCGCCATCGTCGCCAAGGAAGTGCGCCGCTTCTGGAGCGTGCTCGGCCAGACCGTGACGGCGCCGGTGATCACGGCACTGCTGTTCCTGCTCGTTTTCTCGCATGTGCTGGAAGGACGCGACTCCGGCTATCCGGGCGTGGCCTACACGCAGTTCCTGGTGCCGGGGCTGATGATGATGCAGGTGCTGCAGAATGCCTTCGCCAACACCTCATCGTCGCTGGCGCAGAGCAAGATCATGGGCAACATCGTCTTCCTGCTGATGGCGCCGCTGTCGGCGCGCGATCTCTTCATCGGCTATATCAGTGCGGCGCTTCTGCGCTCGACGCTGGTGGCGCTGGCCATCTTCGTCGTTACCTGGCCCTTCGTGCAGCTGCCCGTGGCGCATCCCTTCGCGCTGCTCGCCATCATGCTGCTGGCGGCCGGCAGCATGGGCTCGCTGGGCATCATCGCCGGCGTGATCGCTACCAAGTTCGATCACATAGCGGCCTTCCAGAACTTCCTGATCATGCCGCTGACTTTCCTGTCCGGCGTTTTCTATTCGGTGCACGGCCTGCCGGATCTCTGGTTTCAGGTCAGTCTCTTCAATCCCTTCTTCTACATGATCGACGGCTTCCGCTACGGTTTCTTCGGTACCGCGGATGTTTCGATCTGGCGCAGCCTGGGCTGGAGTCTTGGCTTTTTCGCCGCTACCAGCAGTGCGGCCATGGTCTGGCTAGCAAGCGGCTATCGCCTGCGCAGCTAG
- a CDS encoding ABC transporter ATP-binding protein, translating into MIETPAIDVRGVSKRFGSLTALDNVDLQVQRGEFFGLLGPNGAGKSTLIGIIAGLVHATGGSVSVLGQDTVRDFRSARRSLGVVPQELVFDPFFKVIDTLRLQAGYYGCGREAWPWIDELLERLELTDKRHATMRGLSGGMKRRVLIAQALVHRPPVVVLDEPTAGVDVELRRTLWTFARELHAAGHTIVLTTHYLEEAEDLCSRVAIVDHGRVKVVSTTRELLSRHPFRFLRVSLSGAPLPERFHSQAEACGDNEWELKLDRTTQPLGRVLEELREAGCRIEDIATREPSLEDVFVELTEEAVDVA; encoded by the coding sequence ATGATCGAAACGCCGGCCATCGATGTGCGCGGCGTGTCGAAGCGCTTCGGCAGCCTGACCGCGCTGGACAACGTCGACCTGCAGGTCCAGCGCGGCGAGTTCTTCGGGCTGCTCGGCCCCAACGGCGCCGGCAAGTCGACATTGATCGGCATCATCGCAGGGCTGGTGCACGCCACCGGCGGCAGCGTCTCGGTGCTGGGCCAGGACACGGTGCGCGATTTCCGCAGCGCGCGGCGCAGCCTGGGCGTGGTTCCGCAGGAGCTGGTCTTCGACCCCTTCTTCAAGGTCATCGACACGCTGCGTCTGCAGGCCGGCTACTATGGTTGCGGCCGCGAGGCCTGGCCCTGGATCGACGAGCTGCTGGAGCGGCTGGAGCTGACCGACAAGCGCCACGCCACCATGCGCGGGCTTTCCGGTGGCATGAAGCGGCGCGTGCTCATCGCGCAGGCGCTGGTGCATCGGCCGCCGGTGGTCGTTCTCGACGAGCCCACCGCCGGAGTCGATGTCGAGCTGCGCCGCACGCTCTGGACCTTCGCGCGCGAGCTGCACGCCGCCGGCCACACCATCGTGCTGACGACGCACTATCTGGAGGAAGCCGAGGACCTCTGCTCGCGCGTGGCCATCGTCGATCACGGCCGGGTCAAGGTCGTATCCACGACGCGCGAGCTGCTTTCGCGTCACCCCTTCCGCTTCCTGCGCGTCAGCCTGTCCGGCGCGCCGCTGCCCGAGCGTTTCCACAGCCAGGCCGAGGCCTGCGGCGACAACGAGTGGGAGCTGAAGCTGGACCGCACTACGCAGCCGCTGGGCCGCGTGCTGGAGGAGCTGCGCGAGGCCGGCTGCCGCATCGAGGACATCGCCACGCGCGAGCCGAGCCTCGAGGACGTCTTCGTCGAGTTGACCGAGGAGGCCGTCGATGTCGCCTGA
- a CDS encoding Csu type fimbrial protein, which produces MKRLLIGSGALLFAGSVAWAATETDTFEVTATVVSACTVTASDLNFGNYDPLAALPTDATTTVSVTCSLLAPYDIGLNAGLHGGAVTSREMQISGDTDRLDYLLSQDLAHTTNWGNTVDTDTVAGVGTGLSVPTTIYGRIPAAQNVPVGSYADTITVTVTF; this is translated from the coding sequence ATGAAACGTCTACTCATTGGCAGCGGTGCCCTGCTATTCGCCGGCTCGGTCGCATGGGCCGCGACCGAAACGGATACCTTTGAAGTGACTGCCACGGTGGTCAGTGCCTGCACGGTCACGGCCAGCGACCTGAATTTCGGCAACTACGATCCGCTGGCTGCGCTGCCTACGGATGCGACGACGACGGTGAGCGTCACCTGTTCGCTGTTGGCCCCGTATGACATCGGTCTGAATGCCGGGCTGCACGGCGGCGCTGTTACATCGCGCGAGATGCAGATCTCGGGCGATACCGACAGGCTCGACTACCTTCTCTCGCAGGATCTCGCCCATACGACCAATTGGGGCAACACGGTGGATACCGACACGGTCGCGGGCGTAGGCACCGGCCTTTCGGTGCCGACCACGATCTATGGTCGGATACCCGCAGCCCAGAACGTACCGGTGGGCAGCTACGCCGATACCATCACTGTCACCGTGACCTTCTGA